One window from the genome of Mumia sp. ZJ1417 encodes:
- a CDS encoding DEAD/DEAH box helicase encodes MARPAQRRPDPRRKGGSRRPQRERTNDGDNVGLLPLLAQAVREVERAVQRGTASESTRTAFQVIALLVREERARVKQDEMPEARRAEQLKRLDGIATILATTAARDPSLFTLLADDAVISPAAIRLRREMLVAAGLEVEEEPEPEPEASAPTTTERQVRPQSVVSRQLANPFLTPDFSTASTPSRPRTGRLANWELIEPLLRSFERGGPASSMKLPVPTSLSTREGRELMPHQAELVAAATDGHRTFLLADEPGLGKTAQALLAAQAADAFPLLVVAPNVVKINWAREAGLWTPRRSATVIHGDGNTIDGFADIVVVNYEVLDRHIGWLGEHGFRGMVVDEAHFIKNRKSQRSQHALELSERIRARTMRPLLMALTGTPLINDIEDFRAIWQFLGWIDDRKPLPELMSALEETGLSPGEPGFYAAARRCVVDMGIVRRRKLDVAADIPARRIADIPVELDDETGRSIREAERVLARRMVARYDNALDHRSSGKVVDGIDHELVRLVAKWEREEDTNETGNVFGMMRRIGLAKAGLAADYTAQLARSVGKVVFFAKHLDVMDVAEETLAKRGLRYATIRGDQTSTQRQRDIDAFVNDPEVAVIVCSLTAAGVGVNLQVASNVVLAELSWTDAEQTQAIDRVHRIGQAEPVTAWRIIGAQTIDAKVAELIDSKAALAATALDGEVVDEKASTDVQLEALVGLLTDALVERGD; translated from the coding sequence GTCGGCCTCCTCCCCCTGCTTGCGCAGGCCGTGCGAGAGGTCGAGCGTGCGGTCCAGCGCGGGACGGCCTCGGAGTCCACGCGGACCGCGTTCCAGGTGATCGCGTTGCTCGTGCGCGAGGAGCGCGCGAGGGTCAAGCAGGACGAGATGCCCGAGGCCCGCCGCGCGGAGCAGCTCAAGCGCCTCGACGGGATCGCCACGATCCTCGCGACCACGGCGGCACGCGATCCTTCTCTGTTCACGCTGCTCGCGGACGACGCCGTCATCTCCCCCGCCGCGATCAGGCTCCGCCGCGAGATGCTGGTCGCCGCCGGCCTCGAGGTCGAGGAAGAGCCGGAGCCTGAGCCTGAGGCGAGCGCGCCGACGACGACCGAGCGCCAGGTCCGGCCCCAGTCGGTCGTGTCGCGACAGCTCGCCAACCCGTTCCTCACCCCGGACTTCTCCACAGCGTCGACCCCCAGCCGACCTCGTACGGGGCGTCTGGCCAACTGGGAGCTGATCGAGCCCCTGCTCCGCTCGTTCGAGCGCGGGGGGCCGGCGTCGAGCATGAAGCTGCCGGTCCCGACCTCGCTGAGCACCCGTGAGGGTCGCGAGCTCATGCCCCACCAGGCAGAGCTCGTCGCGGCCGCGACCGACGGGCACAGGACGTTCCTGCTCGCCGACGAGCCCGGCCTCGGCAAGACCGCCCAGGCTCTGCTCGCGGCCCAGGCCGCCGACGCGTTCCCGCTCCTCGTGGTCGCCCCCAACGTCGTCAAGATCAACTGGGCACGCGAGGCGGGCCTGTGGACGCCGCGTCGCAGCGCGACCGTCATCCACGGCGACGGCAACACGATCGACGGGTTCGCCGACATCGTCGTCGTCAACTACGAGGTCCTCGACCGCCACATCGGCTGGCTCGGCGAGCACGGCTTCCGCGGCATGGTGGTCGACGAGGCCCACTTCATCAAGAACCGCAAGTCCCAGCGCTCGCAGCATGCGCTCGAGCTGTCGGAGCGCATCCGCGCCCGGACGATGCGCCCGCTGCTGATGGCGCTCACCGGCACGCCGCTCATCAACGACATCGAGGACTTCCGCGCGATCTGGCAGTTCCTCGGCTGGATCGACGACCGCAAGCCCCTCCCCGAGCTCATGTCGGCGCTCGAGGAGACCGGGCTCTCCCCCGGCGAGCCCGGCTTCTATGCCGCGGCGCGCCGATGCGTCGTCGACATGGGCATCGTGCGACGCCGCAAGCTCGACGTCGCCGCCGACATCCCCGCACGCCGGATCGCGGACATCCCGGTGGAGCTCGACGACGAGACCGGCCGTTCGATCCGCGAGGCCGAGCGCGTGCTCGCCCGCCGCATGGTCGCCCGGTACGACAACGCCCTCGATCACCGGTCGTCCGGCAAGGTCGTCGACGGCATCGACCACGAGCTCGTGCGCCTCGTCGCCAAGTGGGAGCGCGAGGAGGACACGAACGAGACGGGCAACGTCTTCGGGATGATGCGGCGGATCGGCCTGGCGAAGGCCGGGCTCGCCGCCGACTACACCGCGCAGCTCGCCCGCAGCGTCGGCAAGGTCGTCTTCTTCGCGAAGCACCTCGACGTCATGGACGTGGCCGAGGAGACGCTCGCCAAGCGCGGGCTGCGCTACGCGACGATCCGCGGCGACCAGACCTCGACGCAGCGCCAGCGCGACATCGACGCCTTCGTCAACGACCCCGAGGTCGCGGTCATCGTGTGCTCGCTGACCGCTGCCGGAGTGGGCGTCAACTTGCAGGTCGCGTCCAACGTCGTGCTCGCCGAGCTCTCGTGGACCGATGCGGAGCAGACCCAGGCGATCGACCGGGTGCACCGCATCGGTCAGGCCGAGCCGGTCACCGCGTGGCGCATCATCGGCGCGCAGACCATCGACGCGAAGGTCGCCGAGCTCATCGACTCCAAGGCTGCCCTGGCCGCGACGGCACTCGACGGCGAGGTCGTCGACGAGAAGGCCTCGACCGACGTCCAGCTGGAGGCCCTGGTCGGTCTGCTCACGGACGCGCTGGTCGAGCGCGGCGACTGA
- a CDS encoding DUF1254 domain-containing protein, protein MTDEVRSSHAADLARALDAVSTPPTITTPLGEFTLFDGVPVGDSVGRLYDSLDFMRGVEVFLNAMPGASLVAMRSGLRSVGITAPHQLAYTDPRASSSSYFLTPNTATTYGTMFLDLRASGPIVIEPPKQSLCVVDDFWFRYVADMGIAGPDRGEGGRYLFLPPGYDGDVPEGYFVSRTSTYTNWVVFRALGGVPALKETKVYALSDAADPPEMDYVNIAGLAFNTVHANDVTFYEEIDELVQEEPTTALDPERAGQLAALGIVHGKPFAPDERLRDILDDAAKAGAAISRALVYAPRDPDAYLYEGSSWLSAFTGGSYEFLRDGARLLDSRTQFHYFATVITPAMAHAQVGAGSAYAYVARDAEGEVLDGGSTYTLTLPADPPAKNFWSIDVYDTQTRSLLQTDDPYPSVMSLTGDVAANTDGSITVWFGPTAPEGREANWIQTVPGKSWFPILRLYGPLEPWFEKTWRPGELERQPGPR, encoded by the coding sequence ATGACGGACGAGGTGCGGAGCTCGCACGCAGCGGACCTGGCACGGGCACTGGACGCGGTCAGCACACCGCCGACGATCACGACACCGCTGGGGGAGTTCACGCTGTTCGACGGCGTCCCGGTCGGAGATTCCGTCGGGCGGCTGTACGACAGCCTCGACTTCATGCGCGGGGTCGAGGTCTTCCTCAACGCGATGCCTGGGGCGTCGCTGGTGGCGATGCGCAGCGGCCTGCGCAGCGTCGGGATCACCGCGCCGCACCAGCTGGCGTACACCGATCCGCGGGCCAGCTCCAGCAGCTACTTCCTCACGCCCAACACGGCGACGACCTACGGCACGATGTTCCTCGACCTGCGGGCGAGCGGGCCGATCGTGATCGAGCCGCCGAAGCAGTCCCTGTGCGTCGTCGACGACTTCTGGTTCCGCTACGTCGCCGACATGGGGATCGCCGGACCGGACCGCGGCGAGGGCGGACGCTATCTGTTCCTGCCGCCCGGTTACGACGGTGACGTCCCGGAGGGCTACTTCGTCTCCCGCACATCGACGTACACCAACTGGGTGGTCTTCCGCGCACTCGGCGGCGTGCCCGCCCTGAAGGAGACGAAGGTCTACGCGCTCTCCGACGCGGCCGACCCGCCCGAGATGGACTACGTGAACATCGCCGGGCTCGCGTTCAACACCGTCCACGCCAACGACGTCACGTTCTACGAGGAGATCGACGAGCTCGTGCAGGAAGAGCCGACGACGGCGCTGGACCCGGAGCGGGCCGGCCAGCTCGCCGCCCTCGGCATCGTCCACGGCAAGCCCTTCGCGCCTGACGAACGGCTGCGGGACATCCTCGACGACGCGGCGAAGGCGGGAGCCGCGATCAGCCGTGCTCTCGTGTACGCGCCGCGCGACCCCGACGCATATCTCTACGAGGGGTCGTCCTGGCTGTCGGCCTTCACCGGCGGCAGCTACGAGTTCCTCCGAGACGGCGCGAGGCTCCTCGACTCACGGACGCAGTTCCACTACTTCGCGACGGTGATCACGCCCGCGATGGCGCATGCGCAGGTCGGCGCGGGCTCCGCGTACGCGTACGTCGCCCGCGACGCCGAGGGGGAGGTGCTCGACGGCGGGAGCACCTACACGCTCACGTTGCCGGCGGACCCTCCGGCGAAGAACTTCTGGTCGATCGACGTGTACGACACGCAGACCCGGTCGTTGCTGCAGACCGACGACCCGTACCCGAGCGTCATGAGCCTGACCGGCGACGTCGCCGCGAACACGGACGGGTCGATCACGGTCTGGTTCGGCCCGACCGCGCCCGAGGGTCGCGAGGCGAACTGGATCCAGACCGTGCCCGGCAAGAGCTGGTTCCCCATCCTGCGCCTGTACGGCCCTCTTGAGCCGTGGTTCGAGAAGACCTGGCGCCCTGGCGAGCTGGAGAGGCAGCCCGGCCCGCGATGA
- a CDS encoding helix-turn-helix domain-containing protein, translating into MAQRSSVADVVMHPVRLRIVQQLGGRRLTTAQLREALPDVTQATLYRHVATLVEAGILEVVGERRVRGAVERTLALGEQMAHVDQAELREMSAAQLRTAFLTFLGDVSASFDRIVDHPEASLRDYLGFGRGPLYVTADDLAAIQAGLGDLLAPYLTDDGTGKRRVSLATILLPEPDDE; encoded by the coding sequence ATGGCGCAGAGGTCGTCGGTCGCCGACGTGGTGATGCATCCGGTACGGCTGCGCATCGTCCAGCAGCTTGGTGGACGTCGCCTCACGACGGCGCAGCTCCGCGAGGCGTTGCCCGACGTCACGCAGGCGACCCTTTATCGCCACGTCGCGACGCTGGTCGAGGCCGGGATCCTCGAGGTCGTGGGAGAGCGGAGGGTGCGAGGAGCGGTCGAGCGCACGCTCGCGCTGGGCGAGCAGATGGCGCACGTCGACCAGGCCGAGCTCCGGGAGATGAGCGCCGCGCAGCTGCGTACGGCGTTCCTCACCTTCCTCGGTGACGTGAGTGCGAGCTTCGACAGGATCGTCGACCACCCCGAGGCGAGCCTTCGCGACTACCTCGGATTCGGGCGGGGGCCGCTCTACGTGACGGCGGACGACCTCGCCGCGATCCAGGCCGGGCTCGGCGACCTCCTCGCCCCGTACCTCACCGACGACGGCACCGGCAAGCGACGGGTCAGCCTCGCGACGATCCTCCTTCCCGAACCCGACGACGAGTGA
- a CDS encoding ankyrin repeat domain-containing protein → MSGGDWKDMFGAACKGDVELVCYHLDQGVDVDYAHPEFPSTALVASILAGQEESATVLLDHGADPLLESELDEQTPVQAARHMRMAALEARLRDLGARA, encoded by the coding sequence ATGTCCGGCGGCGACTGGAAGGACATGTTCGGCGCGGCGTGCAAGGGCGACGTCGAGCTGGTCTGCTATCACCTCGACCAAGGCGTGGACGTCGACTACGCCCACCCGGAGTTCCCGTCGACGGCGCTCGTCGCGAGCATCCTGGCCGGGCAGGAGGAGAGCGCAACCGTCCTGCTCGACCACGGTGCCGACCCGCTCCTCGAGTCCGAGCTCGACGAGCAGACCCCCGTACAGGCTGCGCGTCACATGCGCATGGCCGCGCTCGAGGCACGGCTCCGCGACCTCGGCGCCCGAGCCTGA
- the erm gene encoding 23S ribosomal RNA methyltransferase Erm, which produces MRSRTPLGGRHELGQNFLHHRPTIERIVALVRATDGPILEIGCGDGALTYPLARLGRDLAAVDLDRRRVDRLRSRLPSVTVRHADALDVRLDRPVVVGNVPFHLTTPILRRLLRSPGWRHAVLLTQWEVARKRAGVGGSTMMTAQSAPWFAFGLHQRVPARHFTPMPSVDGGILAVDRRERPLVPETERAPYERFVKAVFTGRGSGLEQILVRAGGARSGEVRHALRDAEVARGALPRELTPDQWASLWRRVGQW; this is translated from the coding sequence TTGCGATCACGCACCCCTCTTGGCGGCCGGCACGAGCTCGGCCAGAACTTCCTCCACCACCGTCCGACGATCGAGCGGATCGTCGCGCTCGTCCGTGCCACCGACGGGCCGATCCTCGAGATCGGCTGCGGCGACGGTGCTCTCACGTACCCGCTCGCGCGCCTCGGTCGTGACCTCGCCGCGGTCGACCTCGACCGACGCCGCGTCGATCGGCTCCGGTCGCGGCTTCCGTCGGTCACGGTCCGTCACGCCGACGCGCTCGACGTCAGGCTCGATCGTCCCGTGGTCGTCGGCAACGTCCCGTTCCACCTCACCACGCCGATCCTGCGGCGCTTGCTCCGCTCGCCCGGCTGGCGGCACGCCGTCCTGCTGACCCAGTGGGAGGTCGCGCGGAAGCGGGCCGGCGTCGGTGGGAGCACGATGATGACGGCGCAGAGCGCGCCGTGGTTCGCGTTCGGGCTGCACCAGCGCGTCCCGGCTCGCCACTTCACGCCGATGCCGAGCGTGGACGGTGGGATCCTCGCCGTCGACCGCCGAGAACGGCCGCTCGTCCCGGAAACCGAGCGCGCCCCGTACGAGCGCTTCGTCAAGGCGGTCTTCACCGGCCGTGGCTCCGGTCTGGAGCAGATCCTCGTACGGGCGGGCGGGGCACGTTCGGGTGAGGTCCGGCACGCGCTGCGGGACGCGGAGGTCGCGCGCGGAGCGCTGCCGAGGGAGCTCACGCCCGACCAGTGGGCCTCACTGTGGAGGCGGGTCGGGCAGTGGTAG
- a CDS encoding response regulator transcription factor, which produces MIRVALVDDQPLVRMGLATLIETEDDLELVGAAADGREGLALIRRTTPDVVLCDIRMPVLDGLALLTDVNRDATLDGVRIVMLTTFELDEYVFEALRHGASGFLLKDAEPTALLDGIRVVAAGGSLLAPSVTRTVIERFSGSSAAARPHPRLDDLTEREREILGWVATGRSNQEIADALVVSPDTVRTHVSRAMVKLHARDRAQLVVFAIESGLRR; this is translated from the coding sequence GTGATCAGGGTGGCGCTGGTCGACGACCAGCCGCTCGTCCGGATGGGGTTGGCGACCCTCATCGAGACCGAGGACGACCTCGAGCTCGTGGGTGCGGCTGCCGACGGGCGCGAGGGGCTCGCGCTGATCCGCCGGACGACGCCCGACGTCGTGCTGTGCGACATCCGGATGCCGGTCCTCGACGGCCTCGCGCTGCTCACCGACGTGAACCGTGACGCCACGCTCGACGGTGTCCGCATCGTGATGCTGACGACGTTCGAGCTCGACGAGTACGTCTTCGAGGCGCTGCGCCACGGAGCAAGCGGCTTCCTGCTCAAGGACGCCGAGCCGACGGCGCTGCTCGACGGCATCCGCGTCGTGGCGGCCGGCGGCTCGCTGCTCGCCCCGTCGGTGACGCGTACCGTGATCGAGCGGTTCAGCGGGTCGTCCGCCGCGGCGCGCCCGCACCCGCGGCTGGACGACCTCACAGAGAGGGAGCGCGAGATCCTCGGCTGGGTCGCGACGGGCCGTTCCAACCAGGAGATCGCCGACGCGCTCGTGGTCAGTCCCGACACGGTCCGTACGCACGTGAGCCGCGCGATGGTCAAGCTCCACGCGCGAGACCGGGCGCAGCTCGTCGTCTTCGCGATCGAGTCCGGCCTTCGGCGCTGA
- a CDS encoding sensor histidine kinase — MSDRRSVLANAHGWWAMVVVVLLGTFAANRDVDPGHGEVLGAVIIAVLAVLPTVLPWRPEVAVVASGVCTAVYFGAGFADGPIFLALPTVTFVVALRATSWRWVPWAAGAALVAASSLLARMLVTGADRPQEVWQAIGLLAVVAAAGAVATAVSQLEASRADRSARAATEEQLRMAQDLHDGVGHGLAVIAMQAGVALHVLDRDPAKARESIEAIRATSRESLDALRAELGRMSGAEAARRPVRGIGDLDALLDRVRAGGLEVVRTGDVGDVDDRLGEVVYAIAQEALTNVLRHANATRAVLSLVRTGGELVVTVSDDGRGGPTSGQDEGMGISGMRARLGEVGGVLDVGPAEGTGFRVRATLPEQR; from the coding sequence GTGAGCGACCGGCGCAGCGTCCTAGCGAACGCCCACGGTTGGTGGGCGATGGTGGTCGTCGTGCTGCTCGGCACGTTCGCGGCCAACCGCGACGTGGACCCTGGTCACGGCGAGGTGCTGGGCGCCGTGATCATCGCGGTGCTCGCCGTCCTTCCTACTGTGCTTCCGTGGCGACCTGAGGTCGCCGTCGTGGCCAGCGGCGTCTGCACGGCCGTCTACTTCGGCGCGGGTTTCGCGGACGGGCCTATCTTCTTGGCTCTTCCGACCGTGACGTTCGTGGTCGCGCTGCGGGCGACGTCGTGGAGGTGGGTGCCGTGGGCCGCCGGCGCCGCCCTCGTCGCCGCGAGCTCCCTGCTCGCCCGGATGCTCGTCACCGGCGCCGACCGTCCTCAGGAGGTCTGGCAAGCGATCGGGCTGCTGGCCGTGGTCGCCGCGGCGGGTGCCGTCGCCACCGCCGTGAGCCAGCTCGAGGCGTCGCGCGCCGACCGCAGCGCGCGTGCGGCGACCGAGGAGCAGCTGCGGATGGCGCAAGACCTGCACGACGGCGTCGGCCATGGCCTCGCGGTGATCGCGATGCAGGCCGGTGTCGCGCTGCACGTGCTCGACCGCGACCCGGCCAAGGCTCGCGAGAGCATCGAGGCGATCCGGGCGACGAGCCGCGAGTCGCTGGACGCGTTGCGCGCCGAGCTTGGGCGGATGTCGGGCGCGGAGGCCGCGCGCCGACCCGTACGGGGGATCGGCGACCTCGACGCGCTGCTCGACCGGGTGCGCGCGGGTGGGCTGGAGGTCGTCCGGACCGGTGACGTGGGCGATGTCGACGATCGTCTCGGCGAGGTCGTGTACGCGATCGCGCAAGAAGCGCTGACGAACGTCCTGCGGCATGCGAATGCCACGCGGGCCGTGCTCTCGCTCGTCCGGACCGGCGGAGAGCTGGTGGTCACCGTGAGCGACGACGGGCGTGGTGGCCCGACCTCCGGCCAGGATGAGGGCATGGGCATCTCGGGCATGCGGGCACGGCTCGGTGAGGTCGGCGGCGTGCTCGACGTCGGGCCGGCGGAAGGCACGGGCTTCCGTGTCCGTGCGACGCTCCCGGAGCAGCGGTGA
- a CDS encoding ABC transporter ATP-binding protein codes for MDDLVVQTDGLTKRYGDRLAVDSVSMTVRRGEVYGFLGPNGAGKTTTLRMMLGLIRPTAGEASVLGRPAGRPDVTARVGALVEGPGFFPYLSGRDNLRTMARYRGLGDDAVDAALARVDLTDRADDKFKAYSLGMKQRLGVASALMGDPELIVLDEPTNGLDPAGMADMRALVVSLARGGQTVLLSSHLLAEVQEICDRVGVINDGRLLREARVDELRGDATLRVRATPEDAAIAVAMRVAGEDAVRRTPHGLELALTAAAAPALVRDLVAAGVDVHEVSPTERSLEEVFFEMTTEAPTTKEKVA; via the coding sequence ATGGACGATCTGGTGGTACAGACAGACGGGCTGACCAAGAGGTACGGCGACCGACTCGCCGTGGACTCGGTCAGCATGACCGTACGACGGGGCGAGGTCTACGGATTCCTCGGCCCGAACGGGGCCGGCAAGACGACGACCCTGCGGATGATGCTCGGACTGATCCGGCCCACGGCTGGAGAGGCGAGCGTCCTCGGACGCCCTGCGGGACGTCCTGACGTGACCGCACGGGTCGGTGCGCTCGTGGAGGGGCCGGGATTCTTCCCGTACCTGTCCGGGCGGGACAACCTGCGGACGATGGCCCGCTACCGGGGCCTCGGCGACGATGCCGTCGACGCTGCGCTCGCGCGTGTCGATCTGACCGACCGCGCGGATGACAAGTTCAAGGCGTACTCGCTCGGCATGAAGCAGCGGCTCGGTGTGGCCTCCGCGCTCATGGGCGACCCGGAGCTGATCGTGCTCGACGAGCCCACCAACGGCCTCGACCCGGCCGGGATGGCCGACATGCGGGCTCTCGTGGTGTCGCTCGCGCGCGGCGGCCAGACCGTGCTGCTCTCCAGCCACCTCCTCGCCGAGGTCCAGGAGATCTGCGACCGCGTCGGCGTCATCAACGACGGTCGGCTCCTGCGCGAGGCGCGGGTCGACGAGCTGCGCGGTGACGCGACGCTACGGGTCCGCGCGACCCCGGAGGACGCGGCCATCGCGGTCGCGATGCGCGTCGCGGGCGAGGACGCCGTACGCCGCACGCCGCACGGGCTCGAGCTCGCGCTGACGGCGGCCGCTGCCCCCGCACTCGTCCGCGACCTTGTCGCGGCTGGTGTCGACGTCCACGAGGTGTCCCCCACCGAACGCAGCCTCGAGGAGGTCTTCTTCGAGATGACCACCGAGGCACCGACCACGAAGGAGAAGGTGGCATGA
- a CDS encoding ABC transporter permease, producing the protein MTTLIDNPMTRSTRAELLRLRKWPAVWVLVAVWVALALVFGYLFPYLSYRTGDLSFAGDGDTRAQLLVEMLPAALPTVLVQGLPMFGGALALVLGAIVAGNGYGWGTWKTVFTQGPSRPATVGGSLVVLTAAVLGSLALTLVLFTGVSLLVAGTESQAVTWPSVGALLESFGGGFLVLEMWALLGYALGTVARGPALAVGLGLVWALVVENLLRGVGALLGPVEAVTEVLPGTAGGSLVGAIVDVSSNPNETPGILEVLTGGQALATVAAYCIGLVVLVLVVVRRRDVA; encoded by the coding sequence ATGACCACGCTGATCGACAACCCGATGACGCGCAGCACCCGGGCGGAGCTGTTGCGGCTCCGCAAGTGGCCGGCCGTGTGGGTGCTGGTGGCCGTCTGGGTCGCCCTGGCCCTGGTCTTCGGCTATCTGTTCCCGTACCTGTCGTACCGGACGGGCGACCTCAGCTTCGCCGGCGACGGCGACACCCGCGCGCAGCTGCTCGTCGAGATGCTCCCTGCGGCGCTGCCGACGGTGCTCGTCCAGGGGCTGCCGATGTTCGGCGGTGCGCTGGCGCTGGTGCTCGGCGCGATCGTGGCCGGCAACGGCTACGGCTGGGGGACGTGGAAGACGGTCTTCACCCAGGGGCCGTCGCGCCCCGCCACGGTCGGAGGCTCGCTCGTCGTGCTCACCGCCGCAGTCCTCGGCAGCCTCGCGCTGACGCTCGTGCTGTTCACCGGGGTCTCGCTCCTCGTTGCCGGTACGGAGTCGCAGGCAGTCACCTGGCCGTCGGTTGGCGCGCTGCTCGAGTCCTTCGGCGGCGGATTCCTGGTGCTCGAGATGTGGGCGCTGCTCGGCTATGCGCTCGGCACCGTGGCGCGGGGGCCCGCGCTGGCGGTCGGGCTCGGACTGGTGTGGGCCCTGGTCGTCGAGAACCTGCTCCGTGGGGTGGGCGCGCTGCTCGGCCCGGTCGAGGCGGTGACGGAGGTCCTGCCCGGGACGGCCGGCGGCTCGCTGGTCGGCGCCATCGTCGACGTCTCGTCCAACCCGAACGAGACTCCCGGCATCCTCGAGGTCCTCACCGGCGGCCAGGCGCTCGCGACGGTGGCGGCGTACTGCATCGGGCTCGTGGTGCTGGTGCTCGTCGTAGTCCGGCGACGGGACGTGGCCTGA
- a CDS encoding DUF6069 family protein, which translates to MSTVSTPRTRPTAARVPWTVDLVIVAAATVCAMIAWTFASKVAGVELTVEAGDGVQEVGVAAVAASAAAGALLGLLILRLLERLTARALPIWTALVIVGTLLSAVGPTAARSPAATGALLSLHAVVAVVVLVAAHRSRRLR; encoded by the coding sequence ATGTCTACCGTCAGCACACCCCGCACCAGACCCACCGCCGCCCGCGTGCCGTGGACCGTCGACCTCGTCATCGTCGCCGCTGCGACCGTGTGCGCCATGATCGCCTGGACGTTCGCGTCGAAGGTTGCCGGCGTCGAGCTCACTGTCGAGGCCGGCGACGGGGTGCAGGAGGTCGGCGTTGCGGCGGTGGCCGCGTCCGCAGCGGCCGGAGCCTTGCTCGGGCTGCTGATCCTGCGGCTCCTCGAGCGACTCACGGCTCGGGCACTGCCGATCTGGACAGCGCTCGTGATCGTCGGGACGCTCCTCTCGGCCGTCGGCCCGACGGCCGCCCGGTCACCGGCGGCAACGGGGGCACTCCTCTCCCTGCACGCGGTCGTCGCGGTGGTCGTCCTCGTCGCTGCGCACCGTTCGCGGCGGCTGCGGTGA
- a CDS encoding sensor histidine kinase, with protein sequence MSRLARVLPRHAAVLVWVPVLLAAPALEVRSGPGPVVLALGLVALAATSCVVAVLKSWPCSSTVSTAAWVVLTVSVGIGSLAYDGWPPAWLLVAMTAGVTFRPAVALGAITLAVVLATSTLARGGASVEDVYSQAFVVALAGAAAATFSHLVATADALRRTRAQLVVAAVADERERFSRDLHDVLGHTLSVMVVKAQAVRRLVPTDPDAAAVHAADIEQIGRTALTQVRETVHAVRTLTLTEQLEAAHDALTAAGIRADVHTPTSSVDPAVGTPLAWALREGVTNVLRHSSASTCRIDLVRRGTSFELRVCDDGVGTPPPEHEGRIGGLDGLRSRLVAAGGELEVAPGPDGFSLTARVPAALDAATERSR encoded by the coding sequence GTGTCGCGTCTCGCGCGAGTCCTCCCTAGGCATGCCGCCGTGCTGGTGTGGGTGCCGGTGCTCCTCGCGGCACCGGCACTTGAGGTCCGCTCCGGACCGGGCCCGGTGGTGCTCGCGCTGGGCCTGGTCGCCCTCGCCGCCACGAGCTGCGTCGTCGCGGTCCTGAAGAGCTGGCCGTGCTCGAGCACCGTCTCGACGGCCGCCTGGGTCGTGCTGACAGTCTCGGTCGGGATCGGCTCATTGGCCTACGACGGGTGGCCTCCGGCGTGGCTGCTCGTCGCGATGACGGCAGGGGTCACCTTCCGACCGGCCGTGGCTCTCGGCGCGATCACCCTCGCGGTCGTGCTCGCGACCTCAACGCTCGCGCGCGGCGGCGCCAGTGTCGAGGACGTGTACTCGCAAGCGTTCGTCGTCGCCCTCGCCGGAGCCGCGGCCGCGACGTTCAGCCACCTGGTGGCGACCGCCGATGCACTGCGTCGTACCCGGGCGCAGCTCGTCGTCGCGGCCGTCGCCGACGAGCGCGAGCGGTTCTCCCGCGACCTTCACGACGTGCTTGGGCACACCCTCTCCGTCATGGTGGTGAAGGCGCAGGCAGTCCGGCGACTGGTCCCCACCGACCCCGACGCCGCTGCAGTCCACGCCGCCGACATCGAGCAGATCGGGCGGACCGCGTTGACGCAAGTGCGTGAGACCGTCCACGCAGTCCGAACGCTGACTCTCACCGAGCAGCTCGAGGCAGCGCATGACGCGCTGACCGCCGCCGGCATCCGTGCCGACGTGCACACGCCGACGTCGTCGGTCGACCCCGCGGTGGGCACTCCGCTCGCATGGGCGCTGCGCGAAGGAGTGACGAACGTGCTCCGCCACTCCAGCGCCAGCACGTGCAGGATCGACCTCGTACGTCGTGGGACGTCGTTCGAGCTCCGCGTCTGCGACGACGGCGTCGGGACGCCGCCACCGGAGCACGAGGGACGGATCGGTGGCCTCGACGGCCTTCGGTCCCGCCTCGTCGCCGCCGGCGGCGAGCTGGAGGTCGCGCCCGGCCCCGACGGGTTCTCGCTCACCGCACGTGTGCCGGCAGCACTGGACGCGGCGACGGAGCGATCGCGGTGA